A stretch of the Phycodurus eques isolate BA_2022a chromosome 15, UOR_Pequ_1.1, whole genome shotgun sequence genome encodes the following:
- the ptpn11a gene encoding tyrosine-protein phosphatase non-receptor type 11 isoform X1 yields the protein MTSRRWFHPNITGVEAENLLLTRGVDGSFLARPSKSNPGDFTLSVRRNGAVTHIKIQNTGDYYDLYGGEKFATLAELVQYYMEHHGQLKEKNGDVIELKYPLNCADPTSERWFHGHLSGREAEKLLTEKGKNGSFLVRESQSHPGDFVLSVRTGDDKTDSSDSKPKVTHVMIRCQHDLKYDVGGGEKFDSLTDLVEHYKKNPMVETLGTVLQLKQPLNTTRINAAEIESRVRELSKLAEATDKVKQGFWEEFETLQQQECKLLYSRKEGQRAENKNKNRYKNILPFDHTRVVLTDGDPNEPGSDYINANIIMVVSPSVPDQDNKCNSAKLRKSYIATQGCLQNTISDFWRMVFQENSRVIVMTTKEVERGKSKCVKYWPDMSALKEYGAMRVRNVRETAAHDYILRELKLSKVGQGNTERTVWQYHFRAWPDHGVPTDPGGVLDFLEEVNLKQESILDAGPIAVHCSAGIGRTGTFIVIDILIDIIREKGVDCDIDVPKSIQMVRSQRSGMVQTEAQYRFIYMAVQHYIETLQRRIVEEQKSKIKGREYTNIKYSLSDLTGGEQSPLPPCTPLPTPTCAEMREDNSRVYENVGLMQQQKSFR from the exons atgacatctcGGAG GTGGTTTCACCCCAACATCACGGGCGTGGAGGCGGAGAACCTGCTGCTGACTCGCGGCGTGGACGGCAGCTTTTTAGCGAGACCCAGCAAGAGTAACCCCGGAGACTTCACCCTGTCAGTGCG GCGGAACGGCGCCGTCACCCACATCAAGATCCAGAACACGGGCGACTACTATGACCTGTACGGCGGCGAGAAGTTTGCCACGCTGGCTGAGCTGGTGCAGTACTACATGGAGCACCACGGGCAGCTCAAGGAGAAGAACGGCGACGTCATCGAGCTCAAGTATCCGCTCAACTGCGCCGACCCGACTTCGGAGAG ATGGTTCCACGGGCACCTATCGGGTCGCGAGGCCGAGAAGCTTTTGACGGAAAAAGGCAAGAACGGCAGCTTCCTGGTGCGGGAGAGCCAGAGCCACCCCGGGGACTTCGTGCTGTCGGTGCGCACGGGCGACGACAAGACGGACAGCAGCGACAGCAAGCCCAAAGTCACGCACGTCATGATCCGATGCCAG CACGACCTGAAGTACGATGTGGGCGGTGGCGAGAAGTTTGACTCCCTCACTGACCTGGTGGAGCACTACAAGAAGAACCCCATGGTGGAGACCCTCGGCACCGTGCTGCAGCTCAAGCAG CCCCTCAACACCACGCGCATCAACGCAGCAGAGATCGAAAGTCGAGTGCGGGAGCTGAGCAAACTGGCGGAGGCCACAGATAAAGTCAAGCAAGGTTTTTGGGAGGAGTTTGAG ACCTTGCAGCAGCAGGAGTGCAAGCTGCTGTACAGCCGCAAAGAGGGCCAGAGGGCCgagaacaagaacaagaaccGATACAAGAACATTCTGCCTT TCGACCACACACGGGTGGTCCTGACGGACGGAGACCCCAACGAGCCGGGATCCGACTACATCAACGCCAATATCATCATGGTAGTATCCCCGAGCGTG CCCGACCAGGACAACAAGTGCAACAGCGCCAAGCTGAGGAAGTCGTACATCGCCACTCAGGGCTGCCTGCAGAACACCATCAGCGACTTCTGGAGGATGGTCTTCCAGGAGAACTCGCGGGTCATTGTCATGACCACCAAGGAGGTCGAGAGGGGGAAG AGTAAATGTGTGAAGTACTGGCCCGACATGTCGGCTCTGAAGGAATACGGCGCCATGCGGGTTCGCAACGTCCGAGAGACGGCGGCGCACGACTACATCCTCAGAGAACTCAAACTCTCCAAAGTGGGACAG GGCAACACGGAGCGCACGGTGTGGCAGTACCACTTCAGGGCCTGGCCCGACCACGGCGTCCCCACGGACCCCGGCGGCGTTCTGGACTTCTTGGAGGAGGTCAACCTGAAGCAGGAGAGCATCTTGGACGCCGGGCCCATCGCCGTTCACTGCAG TGCAGGGATCGGACGGACGGGGACCTTCATCGTCATCGACATCCTCATCGACATCATCCGAGAAAAAG gcgTGGACTGCGACATCGACGTTCCCAAGAGCATCCAGATGGTGCGTTCCCAGCGCTCTGGAATGGTTCAGACGGAGGCTCAGTACCGCTTCATCTACATGGCCGTGCAACACTACATCGAGACGCTGCAGCGGCGGATCGTGGAGGAGCAG AAAAGTAAGATCAAAGGTCGCGAGTACACCAACATCAAGTATTCTCTGTCAGACCTGACGGGTGGCGAGCAGAGTCCGCTTCCTCCGTGCACGCCGCTGCCCACGCCCACCTGCGCAGA GATGCGCGAGGACAACTCCCGAGTGTACGAGAACGTCGGCCTGATGCAGCAGCAGAAGAGCTTCAGATGA
- the ptpn11a gene encoding tyrosine-protein phosphatase non-receptor type 11 isoform X3: MTSRRWFHPNITGVEAENLLLTRGVDGSFLARPSKSNPGDFTLSVRRNGAVTHIKIQNTGDYYDLYGGEKFATLAELVQYYMEHHGQLKEKNGDVIELKYPLNCADPTSERWFHGHLSGREAEKLLTEKGKNGSFLVRESQSHPGDFVLSVRTGDDKTDSSDSKPKVTHVMIRCQHDLKYDVGGGEKFDSLTDLVEHYKKNPMVETLGTVLQLKQPLNTTRINAAEIESRVRELSKLAEATDKVKQGFWEEFETLQQQECKLLYSRKEGQRAENKNKNRYKNILPFDHTRVVLTDGDPNEPGSDYINANIIMVVSPSVPDQDNKCNSAKLRKSYIATQGCLQNTISDFWRMVFQENSRVIVMTTKEVERGKSKCVKYWPDMSALKEYGAMRVRNVRETAAHDYILRELKLSKVGQGNTERTVWQYHFRAWPDHGVPTDPGGVLDFLEEVNLKQESILDAGPIAVHCRDRTDGDLHRHRHPHRHHPRKRRGLRHRRSQEHPDGAFPALWNGSDGGSVPLHLHGRATLHRDAAAADRGGAEK, from the exons atgacatctcGGAG GTGGTTTCACCCCAACATCACGGGCGTGGAGGCGGAGAACCTGCTGCTGACTCGCGGCGTGGACGGCAGCTTTTTAGCGAGACCCAGCAAGAGTAACCCCGGAGACTTCACCCTGTCAGTGCG GCGGAACGGCGCCGTCACCCACATCAAGATCCAGAACACGGGCGACTACTATGACCTGTACGGCGGCGAGAAGTTTGCCACGCTGGCTGAGCTGGTGCAGTACTACATGGAGCACCACGGGCAGCTCAAGGAGAAGAACGGCGACGTCATCGAGCTCAAGTATCCGCTCAACTGCGCCGACCCGACTTCGGAGAG ATGGTTCCACGGGCACCTATCGGGTCGCGAGGCCGAGAAGCTTTTGACGGAAAAAGGCAAGAACGGCAGCTTCCTGGTGCGGGAGAGCCAGAGCCACCCCGGGGACTTCGTGCTGTCGGTGCGCACGGGCGACGACAAGACGGACAGCAGCGACAGCAAGCCCAAAGTCACGCACGTCATGATCCGATGCCAG CACGACCTGAAGTACGATGTGGGCGGTGGCGAGAAGTTTGACTCCCTCACTGACCTGGTGGAGCACTACAAGAAGAACCCCATGGTGGAGACCCTCGGCACCGTGCTGCAGCTCAAGCAG CCCCTCAACACCACGCGCATCAACGCAGCAGAGATCGAAAGTCGAGTGCGGGAGCTGAGCAAACTGGCGGAGGCCACAGATAAAGTCAAGCAAGGTTTTTGGGAGGAGTTTGAG ACCTTGCAGCAGCAGGAGTGCAAGCTGCTGTACAGCCGCAAAGAGGGCCAGAGGGCCgagaacaagaacaagaaccGATACAAGAACATTCTGCCTT TCGACCACACACGGGTGGTCCTGACGGACGGAGACCCCAACGAGCCGGGATCCGACTACATCAACGCCAATATCATCATGGTAGTATCCCCGAGCGTG CCCGACCAGGACAACAAGTGCAACAGCGCCAAGCTGAGGAAGTCGTACATCGCCACTCAGGGCTGCCTGCAGAACACCATCAGCGACTTCTGGAGGATGGTCTTCCAGGAGAACTCGCGGGTCATTGTCATGACCACCAAGGAGGTCGAGAGGGGGAAG AGTAAATGTGTGAAGTACTGGCCCGACATGTCGGCTCTGAAGGAATACGGCGCCATGCGGGTTCGCAACGTCCGAGAGACGGCGGCGCACGACTACATCCTCAGAGAACTCAAACTCTCCAAAGTGGGACAG GGCAACACGGAGCGCACGGTGTGGCAGTACCACTTCAGGGCCTGGCCCGACCACGGCGTCCCCACGGACCCCGGCGGCGTTCTGGACTTCTTGGAGGAGGTCAACCTGAAGCAGGAGAGCATCTTGGACGCCGGGCCCATCGCCGTTCACTGCAG GGATCGGACGGACGGGGACCTTCATCGTCATCGACATCCTCATCGACATCATCCGAGAAAAAG gcgTGGACTGCGACATCGACGTTCCCAAGAGCATCCAGATGGTGCGTTCCCAGCGCTCTGGAATGGTTCAGACGGAGGCTCAGTACCGCTTCATCTACATGGCCGTGCAACACTACATCGAGACGCTGCAGCGGCGGATCGTGGAGGAGCAG AAAAGTAA
- the ptpn11a gene encoding tyrosine-protein phosphatase non-receptor type 11 isoform X2: MTSRRWFHPNITGVEAENLLLTRGVDGSFLARPSKSNPGDFTLSVRRNGAVTHIKIQNTGDYYDLYGGEKFATLAELVQYYMEHHGQLKEKNGDVIELKYPLNCADPTSERWFHGHLSGREAEKLLTEKGKNGSFLVRESQSHPGDFVLSVRTGDDKTDSSDSKPKVTHVMIRCQHDLKYDVGGGEKFDSLTDLVEHYKKNPMVETLGTVLQLKQPLNTTRINAAEIESRVRELSKLAEATDKVKQGFWEEFETLQQQECKLLYSRKEGQRAENKNKNRYKNILPFDHTRVVLTDGDPNEPGSDYINANIIMVVSPSVPDQDNKCNSAKLRKSYIATQGCLQNTISDFWRMVFQENSRVIVMTTKEVERGKSKCVKYWPDMSALKEYGAMRVRNVRETAAHDYILRELKLSKVGQGNTERTVWQYHFRAWPDHGVPTDPGGVLDFLEEVNLKQESILDAGPIAVHCRDRTDGDLHRHRHPHRHHPRKRRGLRHRRSQEHPDGAFPALWNGSDGGSVPLHLHGRATLHRDAAAADRGGAGSISSL; the protein is encoded by the exons atgacatctcGGAG GTGGTTTCACCCCAACATCACGGGCGTGGAGGCGGAGAACCTGCTGCTGACTCGCGGCGTGGACGGCAGCTTTTTAGCGAGACCCAGCAAGAGTAACCCCGGAGACTTCACCCTGTCAGTGCG GCGGAACGGCGCCGTCACCCACATCAAGATCCAGAACACGGGCGACTACTATGACCTGTACGGCGGCGAGAAGTTTGCCACGCTGGCTGAGCTGGTGCAGTACTACATGGAGCACCACGGGCAGCTCAAGGAGAAGAACGGCGACGTCATCGAGCTCAAGTATCCGCTCAACTGCGCCGACCCGACTTCGGAGAG ATGGTTCCACGGGCACCTATCGGGTCGCGAGGCCGAGAAGCTTTTGACGGAAAAAGGCAAGAACGGCAGCTTCCTGGTGCGGGAGAGCCAGAGCCACCCCGGGGACTTCGTGCTGTCGGTGCGCACGGGCGACGACAAGACGGACAGCAGCGACAGCAAGCCCAAAGTCACGCACGTCATGATCCGATGCCAG CACGACCTGAAGTACGATGTGGGCGGTGGCGAGAAGTTTGACTCCCTCACTGACCTGGTGGAGCACTACAAGAAGAACCCCATGGTGGAGACCCTCGGCACCGTGCTGCAGCTCAAGCAG CCCCTCAACACCACGCGCATCAACGCAGCAGAGATCGAAAGTCGAGTGCGGGAGCTGAGCAAACTGGCGGAGGCCACAGATAAAGTCAAGCAAGGTTTTTGGGAGGAGTTTGAG ACCTTGCAGCAGCAGGAGTGCAAGCTGCTGTACAGCCGCAAAGAGGGCCAGAGGGCCgagaacaagaacaagaaccGATACAAGAACATTCTGCCTT TCGACCACACACGGGTGGTCCTGACGGACGGAGACCCCAACGAGCCGGGATCCGACTACATCAACGCCAATATCATCATGGTAGTATCCCCGAGCGTG CCCGACCAGGACAACAAGTGCAACAGCGCCAAGCTGAGGAAGTCGTACATCGCCACTCAGGGCTGCCTGCAGAACACCATCAGCGACTTCTGGAGGATGGTCTTCCAGGAGAACTCGCGGGTCATTGTCATGACCACCAAGGAGGTCGAGAGGGGGAAG AGTAAATGTGTGAAGTACTGGCCCGACATGTCGGCTCTGAAGGAATACGGCGCCATGCGGGTTCGCAACGTCCGAGAGACGGCGGCGCACGACTACATCCTCAGAGAACTCAAACTCTCCAAAGTGGGACAG GGCAACACGGAGCGCACGGTGTGGCAGTACCACTTCAGGGCCTGGCCCGACCACGGCGTCCCCACGGACCCCGGCGGCGTTCTGGACTTCTTGGAGGAGGTCAACCTGAAGCAGGAGAGCATCTTGGACGCCGGGCCCATCGCCGTTCACTGCAG GGATCGGACGGACGGGGACCTTCATCGTCATCGACATCCTCATCGACATCATCCGAGAAAAAG gcgTGGACTGCGACATCGACGTTCCCAAGAGCATCCAGATGGTGCGTTCCCAGCGCTCTGGAATGGTTCAGACGGAGGCTCAGTACCGCTTCATCTACATGGCCGTGCAACACTACATCGAGACGCTGCAGCGGCGGATCGTGGAGGAGCAGGTTCCATTTCTTCTTTGTGA